A part of Bdellovibrionales bacterium genomic DNA contains:
- a CDS encoding MATE family efflux transporter — translation MKKNLWKQVIQVAWPLIIANGFWNLQLTIDRVYLGFLSTESLGAAIAVMGVFWVPMALLQGTSGYITTFVAQYFGANESEKIGEVTWQAIFVALCGGLAFLFLNQLSPWFYSLIGHSRHMQGLEVEYFNAVAYSALPTALVAVISGFFTGLGQTKKIIGINMIGLALNALLDYLIIFGKFGFPALGIAGAGYATAISAWGAAFYGFHQMWKADLNFKLRACSSMHPNLRLLKQFLKFGLPSGLQWALEGLAFTVFLIIMGRLPNGEAALASSSIAVTVMMLSVLPCMGVAQAVMSLVGQNLGDKQPDKAEAIAWAGVHVSIVYMSFIGFTFFTFPEFYLSWFANKENPNLWMEVTSMTPALLKIVACFTLLDSMYLNISLALKGAGDTRFVSLVALIVPWPFMVLPAYLVKDWNNAVIWAWCFAALYSMIIVAILVLRFKQGRWKSMSVIH, via the coding sequence ATGAAGAAAAATCTCTGGAAACAAGTTATTCAAGTTGCATGGCCTCTCATTATTGCCAATGGTTTTTGGAACCTACAGCTCACTATTGACCGGGTCTATCTAGGATTTCTATCAACAGAATCCCTCGGTGCGGCGATAGCTGTCATGGGAGTATTCTGGGTGCCGATGGCTCTTTTGCAAGGGACTTCAGGATATATTACAACTTTTGTGGCTCAATATTTTGGTGCCAACGAAAGCGAAAAAATTGGAGAAGTGACATGGCAGGCGATTTTTGTCGCTCTCTGTGGCGGCCTTGCCTTTTTGTTCTTGAATCAACTTTCTCCTTGGTTTTATTCTCTTATTGGACATTCCAGACATATGCAAGGTCTCGAAGTTGAGTATTTCAACGCCGTGGCCTATTCAGCTCTTCCCACGGCCTTAGTTGCCGTGATAAGCGGTTTTTTCACGGGTCTGGGTCAGACAAAAAAAATAATTGGCATCAATATGATTGGATTGGCTCTCAACGCCCTCCTTGATTACCTGATTATCTTCGGCAAATTTGGGTTTCCGGCTCTGGGAATCGCTGGCGCTGGCTACGCAACGGCCATCTCCGCTTGGGGGGCCGCTTTCTATGGATTTCATCAAATGTGGAAGGCCGATTTAAATTTTAAGTTGAGAGCCTGCTCTTCCATGCATCCCAATCTTCGACTTCTCAAACAGTTTCTGAAATTCGGTCTTCCCAGTGGCTTGCAATGGGCGTTGGAGGGGCTCGCCTTCACTGTGTTTTTGATTATCATGGGCCGATTGCCAAACGGCGAGGCGGCTCTCGCAAGCAGCAGCATTGCAGTGACAGTTATGATGTTGTCAGTCCTACCCTGTATGGGCGTGGCTCAGGCCGTGATGTCCTTGGTGGGACAAAATCTTGGTGACAAACAGCCGGACAAGGCAGAGGCCATCGCATGGGCTGGAGTTCATGTCTCAATTGTTTATATGTCATTCATTGGATTTACTTTTTTTACCTTCCCGGAATTTTACCTGTCCTGGTTTGCAAACAAAGAAAATCCAAATCTGTGGATGGAAGTCACATCGATGACCCCAGCTCTTTTGAAAATTGTGGCCTGCTTTACCTTGCTAGATAGCATGTACCTAAATATTTCACTCGCTTTGAAAGGGGCAGGTGACACTCGCTTTGTGTCGCTTGTCGCCTTGATCGTTCCTTGGCCATTCATGGTCCTGCCCGCTTATCTGGTCAAAGATTGGAACAATGCCGTGATTTGGGCATGGTGTTTTGCCGCACTGTACTCCATGATCATTGTGGCCATCCTTGTCTTGCGATTCAAGCAGGGTCGCTGGAAGTCGATGAGCGTTATTCATTGA
- a CDS encoding tellurite resistance TerB family protein, translated as MDKNKADEYLKVLASAYVWVASADKGVDMTEALKYDHVMMQSPFATQFEVNNIRRYFRDMVTLFADDFEAGIKVTKMRLNEIRGQGHLAQEVIRVCRAAAVGDGKLDDSEDIVLNEITHALGIESNS; from the coding sequence GTGGACAAAAATAAAGCCGACGAATATTTAAAGGTTTTGGCCAGTGCCTACGTGTGGGTGGCCAGCGCGGATAAAGGGGTCGATATGACCGAAGCGCTCAAGTATGACCATGTGATGATGCAATCTCCATTTGCAACCCAATTTGAAGTTAACAACATCAGGCGATATTTCAGAGACATGGTCACTTTGTTTGCCGATGACTTCGAAGCCGGAATCAAAGTTACCAAAATGAGATTGAATGAAATACGTGGACAGGGACACTTGGCGCAAGAAGTGATAAGAGTCTGTCGAGCCGCCGCAGTGGGCGACGGGAAGCTTGATGATTCAGAGGATATCGTGCTGAACGAAATCACTCATGCACTTGGGATTGAGTCCAATTCTTAA
- a CDS encoding Crp/Fnr family transcriptional regulator → MRLVTDGDWVGHRSIFTSQTYRGSAQAKELTRVCLISTETLLHFFSSNKDFAYHLIRLIAHDLENAERRLLEQQKLNVPTRLISLFRVLDKKFGIECKDGRALSAKITKVELAEMVGASQEVVSRQLSKWKKENLLREQGKKIFLSNRLLSRVTR, encoded by the coding sequence GTGCGCCTGGTCACCGATGGAGATTGGGTCGGACATCGCTCCATTTTTACAAGCCAAACCTACAGAGGTTCAGCTCAGGCCAAAGAACTGACTCGTGTCTGCCTTATCTCGACCGAAACGCTGCTTCATTTCTTCAGTTCAAACAAGGATTTTGCCTACCACCTTATCCGCCTGATCGCTCATGATCTAGAAAATGCAGAACGGCGGCTTCTGGAACAGCAAAAATTGAATGTGCCGACCCGATTGATTTCCCTGTTTCGTGTGCTAGACAAAAAATTTGGCATTGAATGCAAAGATGGACGTGCGCTTTCCGCCAAGATCACAAAAGTCGAGCTAGCTGAAATGGTTGGAGCATCTCAAGAAGTCGTTAGCCGTCAACTATCAAAGTGGAAAAAAGAGAACCTTCTCCGAGAACAAGGAAAGAAGATCTTTCTTTCTAACCGCCTGTTAAGTCGTGTTACTCGCTAG
- a CDS encoding DUF393 domain-containing protein, producing the protein MIKQTMTTQSTTKSKIFFDGACIVCDMEISYYKRKNPEIFDLVDIYSPTFDAKTYGLTPEEVQLHMHVLTPDGRIAKGVDAFAHIWSRMPMYKPVAFLIKLPGIYS; encoded by the coding sequence ATGATAAAACAAACCATGACCACTCAGAGTACGACAAAGTCCAAAATATTTTTTGATGGCGCTTGCATTGTTTGCGACATGGAAATCAGCTATTACAAACGCAAAAATCCTGAGATTTTTGATCTGGTGGACATCTATTCTCCGACGTTTGATGCCAAGACCTACGGGCTTACGCCCGAGGAGGTCCAGCTCCACATGCATGTACTTACCCCCGACGGTAGGATTGCAAAAGGGGTCGACGCATTTGCTCATATTTGGAGCCGTATGCCGATGTACAAACCTGTGGCGTTCCTGATCAAGCTACCTGGGATATATTCCTAA
- a CDS encoding Fic family protein gives MGIYGYFYRCMRVSKLDLIPKEITNFIAEIDEFKGRWATTQTLAPDRLAALRQVATIESVGSSTRIEGVKLTNSEVEGLLRGIKTYSFRSRDEQEVGGYAELMEMIFASYKVIPLTENYIKQLHSVLLKYSTKDDRHRGEYKKFANSVEAFGPDRKSKGVIFQTATPFDTPALMKELVDWTNSQITRKELHPLLVVAVFVVVFLHIHPFQDGNGRLSRALTTLLLLQSGYSYVPYSSFERVIEENKEVYYLALRRGQAELEESEIKTKSKTKPGGLFDWLTFFLKSMQRQKVALEAKMKHELAAAKLPPLSLLIIEFIKGRGATSIGEAVTATGANRNTVKVHFKNLVADGHLEKEGVGRGMRYRMRS, from the coding sequence ATGGGTATTTATGGGTATTTTTATAGGTGTATGAGAGTATCTAAATTAGACCTAATACCGAAAGAAATCACAAATTTCATCGCGGAAATTGATGAGTTCAAAGGCCGCTGGGCCACCACGCAAACGCTTGCGCCAGATCGGCTGGCGGCACTTCGCCAGGTGGCCACTATTGAATCCGTTGGATCCAGCACCCGAATCGAAGGAGTGAAGCTCACCAACTCCGAAGTCGAGGGTTTGCTTCGCGGGATCAAAACTTATTCCTTCCGTTCTCGCGACGAGCAAGAGGTTGGCGGCTACGCAGAGCTGATGGAGATGATCTTTGCTTCCTACAAAGTCATTCCGCTGACAGAAAACTACATCAAACAGCTGCATAGTGTTTTGCTTAAATATAGCACCAAAGATGACCGCCACCGTGGCGAATACAAGAAGTTCGCCAACAGCGTTGAAGCCTTTGGCCCCGACCGCAAAAGCAAGGGAGTCATCTTTCAGACGGCAACGCCTTTTGATACACCAGCACTCATGAAAGAGTTGGTGGATTGGACTAACTCACAGATCACTCGCAAAGAGTTACACCCGCTTTTGGTGGTGGCCGTGTTTGTTGTCGTGTTCCTGCACATCCATCCGTTTCAAGATGGCAATGGCCGTCTGTCGCGGGCGCTGACCACTTTATTGCTGTTGCAATCGGGTTATAGCTACGTGCCTTATAGCTCCTTTGAAAGAGTGATCGAGGAAAACAAAGAGGTTTACTATTTGGCTCTACGCCGTGGACAGGCGGAGTTAGAGGAATCCGAAATAAAAACGAAAAGCAAAACTAAGCCGGGCGGTCTATTTGACTGGCTCACATTTTTCTTGAAGTCCATGCAGAGACAAAAGGTCGCACTCGAAGCGAAGATGAAACACGAGCTGGCAGCGGCTAAGCTTCCGCCTCTTTCATTGCTAATTATTGAGTTTATCAAAGGCCGAGGCGCTACATCTATTGGCGAAGCAGTAACCGCTACCGGGGCCAACCGCAATACGGTGAAAGTGCATTTCAAAAACCTGGTGGCTGATGGCCATCTTGAAAAAGAAGGCGTGGGACGCGGCATGAGGTACCGAATGCGGTCTTGA
- a CDS encoding LOG family protein, translated as MDTLRFGSRKLVIAITGRKESSPRYTLELSNAAMAAGRIAAEMGLTVLTGGLGGVMERAAEGAKIAGGETIGILPSNHHDDGNRFLDLVLPSGIGIARNVLMASACDFMLALPGGTGTLEELCFALDFDRPVISWGSWEIEGVRAVPFPNEDLLFRELKKLVDEKMKLNPNTNHKLK; from the coding sequence GTGGATACTCTTCGCTTTGGCAGTCGCAAATTGGTTATTGCGATCACGGGTCGCAAGGAGTCCAGTCCTCGTTATACCTTGGAACTTTCCAATGCCGCCATGGCAGCTGGGCGAATTGCTGCCGAGATGGGCTTGACTGTTTTAACAGGAGGGCTTGGCGGCGTCATGGAGCGGGCGGCGGAGGGGGCTAAAATTGCGGGTGGCGAAACAATTGGAATTCTTCCGAGCAATCATCACGATGATGGCAACCGATTTTTGGATTTAGTGCTGCCATCGGGAATTGGGATTGCGCGAAATGTCCTGATGGCAAGCGCCTGTGATTTTATGCTGGCCCTTCCCGGTGGAACAGGAACTCTTGAAGAGCTCTGCTTTGCTCTTGATTTTGATCGTCCGGTCATCTCGTGGGGAAGCTGGGAGATCGAGGGAGTACGGGCTGTCCCTTTTCCCAATGAGGATCTTCTGTTTCGAGAACTTAAGAAGCTCGTTGATGAAAAAATGAAATTGAATCCAAATACAAATCACAAACTGAAGTGA
- a CDS encoding cupin domain-containing protein encodes MAKSEIHARREEFHKKLRSKELLEGYSYDDGKDFVTRPYWPYEPKNRMKPHLWRWEEVRPLIVQCGEMIGLGHGSTKYDRRVLALSNPGANGDFTMSGTLFGDLQLIRPGEAAPSHRHTPCATRFILEGSGGWTTVAGERVHVKPGDIVHTGQFPWHDHSNEGNDDFIFLDVLDIPLLFFTGTSCWDFDYETVTGSQDKVSQPPLPSNLQNEIYTNSNLKLAFKPKWKRDPNDFAHLSWEEAKGSLLSLAEERGSSYDGIRLELQSRDRSRAVGQTVSVHTQWIRPDEHTLSHRHTGAFIYVCAEGEGKVCIEEKVFEFGPKDIFVIPSWHWHSFESDRGCFLHSISDLPLIQKMNLFREQRKNKEGEILDSGWTNLLDPFER; translated from the coding sequence ATGGCAAAAAGTGAAATTCACGCGAGAAGGGAAGAGTTCCACAAGAAGCTCAGAAGCAAAGAGCTTCTCGAAGGGTATTCATATGACGATGGAAAGGATTTTGTCACAAGGCCCTACTGGCCCTATGAGCCGAAGAATCGAATGAAGCCCCATCTCTGGCGCTGGGAGGAAGTGCGTCCTTTGATCGTCCAATGTGGAGAAATGATTGGACTTGGTCATGGCTCCACAAAATATGACCGTCGCGTCCTCGCACTTTCAAATCCGGGAGCAAACGGGGATTTTACCATGTCTGGGACCCTATTCGGCGATCTTCAATTGATCCGCCCAGGCGAGGCAGCTCCCAGTCATCGCCATACACCCTGTGCAACTCGATTCATATTAGAGGGCAGCGGGGGGTGGACCACAGTTGCTGGAGAACGGGTGCATGTCAAGCCTGGCGATATTGTCCACACGGGTCAGTTTCCCTGGCACGACCACTCTAACGAAGGAAACGATGATTTTATTTTTCTGGATGTCCTCGATATTCCGCTGCTCTTTTTCACGGGCACGTCTTGTTGGGATTTTGATTATGAGACAGTAACAGGGAGTCAGGATAAGGTGAGTCAGCCACCGCTTCCTTCAAATCTCCAAAATGAAATTTACACAAATTCGAACCTAAAGCTTGCGTTTAAACCGAAATGGAAAAGAGATCCGAACGATTTTGCCCACCTCTCTTGGGAAGAAGCAAAAGGCTCTTTGCTGTCTCTGGCAGAAGAAAGAGGTTCCAGCTACGATGGAATCCGCCTTGAGCTACAGAGCAGAGACAGGAGTCGCGCGGTGGGACAAACAGTTTCTGTGCACACACAGTGGATTCGTCCCGATGAACACACCCTCAGTCATCGCCACACGGGGGCGTTCATTTATGTTTGCGCAGAGGGAGAAGGTAAAGTTTGTATTGAGGAGAAAGTGTTTGAGTTTGGGCCAAAGGATATTTTCGTGATTCCGAGCTGGCACTGGCATTCCTTTGAGAGCGACAGGGGCTGTTTCCTTCATTCGATCAGTGATCTTCCGCTCATTCAAAAAATGAATCTTTTCAGGGAGCAGCGAAAGAACAAGGAAGGAGAAATTCTTGATAGTGGTTGGACTAACTTATTGGATCCATTCGAGCGATGA
- a CDS encoding phosphate/phosphite/phosphonate ABC transporter substrate-binding protein: MRYPLLFLLVFGILASGCTRKRAELGSSENPIKFFFVPSVDVKVIEDTSNVLKKYLESNTPYKFKILIPPSYIAVVEAFGTNRADVAVVNTFGYILAHDRYGARARLTTIRYGESTYRGQFLARSDSKIKKLEDLEGKKIAFVDPASTSGYLLPLKYLKDRKIKPKETMFAMRHDNVVSMIYQGQVDAGATFYSPPVEGRIQDARRLVVAQYPDVEEKVKIIELTSSIPNDPVIFRKDLNEEMVEKVVSALQVFTKTPEGKDALEKLSSVNGLIPAVDKDYDQTREILRALGKSASELVK; this comes from the coding sequence ATGCGCTATCCTCTACTCTTTCTCCTTGTCTTTGGAATATTGGCTTCAGGCTGCACCCGTAAGCGGGCTGAACTCGGATCAAGTGAAAATCCGATTAAATTTTTCTTTGTCCCATCTGTGGATGTAAAAGTGATCGAAGACACTTCAAACGTTCTCAAGAAGTACCTGGAGTCAAATACCCCCTATAAATTTAAGATCTTGATCCCTCCTAGCTACATTGCCGTGGTTGAGGCTTTTGGAACAAACCGAGCGGATGTGGCCGTTGTTAATACATTCGGATACATTTTGGCCCACGATCGATACGGAGCGAGGGCCCGATTGACGACAATTCGCTACGGAGAGTCGACTTATAGAGGACAGTTTTTGGCAAGATCGGATAGTAAAATTAAAAAGTTGGAGGACTTGGAAGGGAAGAAAATTGCCTTCGTCGATCCCGCCTCAACTTCTGGGTATCTTTTGCCCCTCAAGTATTTAAAGGACAGAAAGATTAAACCCAAGGAAACGATGTTTGCTATGCGCCATGACAATGTGGTGTCGATGATCTACCAGGGCCAAGTCGACGCCGGAGCGACTTTTTATTCGCCCCCCGTCGAGGGCCGAATTCAAGATGCGCGTCGCCTCGTGGTGGCGCAGTATCCAGATGTCGAGGAGAAAGTAAAAATAATTGAACTGACTTCTTCTATACCCAACGATCCTGTTATTTTTCGTAAGGATTTAAACGAGGAGATGGTTGAAAAAGTGGTCTCAGCTTTGCAAGTCTTTACCAAGACTCCCGAGGGCAAGGATGCTCTGGAAAAGCTATCTTCAGTTAATGGGCTGATCCCAGCTGTGGATAAGGACTATGATCAGACAAGGGAGATTCTCAGGGCCTTGGGAAAATCAGCCTCCGAGCTCGTCAAGTGA
- a CDS encoding thiamine pyrophosphate-requiring protein yields MNQRNVGEVLLARLKQLGVDYFFANPGTEFVSVIRGFQEMSKESIPTPILAPHELQAVSMAYGYYLATKKPQAVMTHANVGAANALIGLIGASRMNIPILFISGMTSQSEHKTFGHRDKLIHWSQDTKDQGSMFREYVKWEAEISDPSAVCDVLDRAHAIAMSAPRGPVAIKVSRDILMSDEVKSFSDQPSVRCQAPPMPDSKVMDQIKEMLAIAKRPLVVTNRLGADESAVGLLCKISEKHEIGVLTPEDFYLSFPADHPNHLGFRQSEALQESDLVLVLDTESPWYPLENGPIAGAKVVHVGPDPLFQAIPLRSHRGDLFIQSCPKSFLAGLCDFAATNSLIGGRRDWISLKKSATVSKTLDGSTLNADSISSVLSGFLNSDTVLINELGLAPDYLQCRYPGTYFRSGSASPLGWGVGCALGLCLADRKKTVIASIGDGVFYLSPILPTLLLSARLGAPFIILVLNNGGMNSIAKSVRDLYPDSSGNLPLTSFYGNEAEFESCAAMVSGLGLRATTPRELHRALAEGIGFCREQRRPVIINAIFSEAYIS; encoded by the coding sequence ATGAATCAGAGAAATGTGGGAGAGGTCCTGTTAGCGAGACTCAAACAACTGGGGGTTGATTACTTTTTTGCCAATCCTGGAACAGAGTTTGTATCGGTGATTCGAGGATTTCAAGAAATGTCAAAGGAGTCGATTCCTACGCCCATATTGGCGCCCCACGAACTTCAGGCTGTCAGTATGGCTTATGGTTATTATCTTGCTACGAAGAAGCCTCAGGCGGTCATGACCCATGCCAATGTGGGCGCGGCCAATGCCTTGATTGGGCTCATCGGAGCTTCTCGAATGAACATACCAATTCTTTTCATTTCGGGAATGACTTCTCAGAGCGAGCACAAAACCTTTGGACATCGAGATAAACTCATTCACTGGTCCCAGGATACCAAAGATCAGGGATCAATGTTTCGGGAATATGTAAAATGGGAAGCTGAAATCTCTGATCCATCTGCTGTTTGTGATGTATTGGACCGAGCCCACGCAATTGCAATGTCGGCTCCTCGTGGGCCAGTGGCCATTAAGGTATCTCGTGATATCTTGATGAGCGATGAGGTCAAGTCATTCTCTGATCAGCCATCCGTTAGATGTCAGGCTCCACCCATGCCTGACTCAAAGGTCATGGACCAAATCAAAGAGATGTTGGCGATAGCAAAAAGGCCACTCGTTGTGACAAATCGACTGGGAGCTGATGAGTCTGCGGTTGGTCTTCTTTGCAAGATTTCTGAGAAACATGAAATAGGTGTGCTGACGCCCGAAGACTTTTATTTGAGTTTTCCGGCTGACCATCCAAATCATTTGGGCTTTCGGCAAAGTGAGGCGCTGCAGGAATCAGATCTTGTCTTGGTACTCGACACAGAGTCACCGTGGTATCCGCTGGAGAATGGGCCGATCGCAGGGGCAAAAGTCGTTCATGTTGGACCAGATCCTCTCTTTCAAGCGATCCCATTGAGAAGCCACAGGGGGGATCTATTTATTCAATCCTGTCCAAAATCTTTTCTGGCCGGTCTCTGTGATTTTGCTGCCACCAATTCTTTGATTGGCGGCAGACGAGATTGGATTTCGTTGAAGAAAAGTGCAACAGTTAGCAAAACCCTCGATGGGTCGACGCTCAATGCTGACTCCATTTCTTCTGTTCTTTCGGGATTTCTCAATTCAGATACTGTTTTGATCAACGAGTTAGGCCTTGCCCCAGATTATTTGCAGTGTCGGTATCCGGGAACCTACTTCCGATCTGGTTCTGCATCTCCACTTGGATGGGGGGTCGGTTGCGCATTGGGACTTTGTCTTGCCGATCGAAAAAAGACGGTCATCGCATCAATTGGGGATGGCGTATTTTATCTCTCTCCCATTTTGCCGACTCTTCTTCTTTCTGCCCGGTTGGGGGCCCCATTTATAATATTGGTGCTGAACAATGGTGGTATGAATTCAATTGCAAAAAGCGTCAGGGACTTATACCCAGATAGTTCAGGCAATTTGCCCCTGACTTCATTCTATGGGAACGAGGCTGAATTTGAAAGCTGCGCGGCGATGGTATCTGGGCTTGGGCTTCGTGCGACAACGCCGCGTGAGCTGCATCGGGCCCTTGCAGAGGGGATTGGTTTTTGCCGAGAGCAGCGTCGGCCTGTGATTATCAATGCCATTTTTTCTGAAGCCTATATTTCCTGA
- a CDS encoding GTP cyclohydrolase I: MKEYSAGESLPPKPVALNDIEDGIRRLLIGLGQEHKKEIMENTPRRIAEMYQDIINAPWCDIEIPWKCFPNRDTDGNKLMEDLVVVTDCHYVSLCEHHLAPAFGVAHFSYVPNEKITGYSKIKKGLNYLARQPQLNERLLKQTLDVVEKVLEPKGCALILQSMHTCLSCKANAPSQEIVTVQGFRGCLKEDPFRREFLSTAYGKRPVFGAV; this comes from the coding sequence ATGAAGGAATACTCTGCGGGAGAGTCCTTGCCCCCAAAACCTGTGGCCTTAAACGATATAGAAGATGGAATACGGCGTCTCCTCATTGGTCTCGGGCAAGAGCATAAAAAGGAGATCATGGAAAACACACCAAGAAGGATTGCAGAAATGTATCAAGACATCATCAATGCTCCTTGGTGTGATATTGAAATTCCGTGGAAGTGTTTCCCGAATCGAGACACTGATGGAAATAAACTCATGGAGGATTTGGTGGTTGTGACGGATTGCCATTATGTGAGTCTTTGTGAGCATCACTTGGCTCCAGCTTTTGGAGTTGCTCATTTTTCCTACGTTCCCAACGAAAAGATCACGGGTTATTCAAAAATAAAGAAGGGACTCAACTACTTGGCCCGACAGCCGCAATTGAACGAAAGACTTTTAAAACAGACTCTTGATGTGGTGGAGAAGGTTTTGGAACCCAAAGGATGCGCTTTGATTTTGCAGTCAATGCACACATGTCTGTCTTGCAAAGCAAATGCTCCATCCCAGGAAATAGTCACAGTTCAAGGATTTCGAGGGTGCCTCAAAGAGGATCCCTTTCGCCGTGAATTTTTGTCTACGGCCTACGGGAAACGACCAGTGTTTGGAGCTGTATGA
- a CDS encoding amidohydrolase family protein: protein MFDLVLKNAQVVTPVGLICNGSVGVKNEKIVAVAESASSIGGSLREIDLEGKTLFPGLFDPHCHLGSGDERTYEYMAESFAKDTRDFLIGGVTAMATTTVLTREPLLDNISKTKRAGQSNSWCDFRVTSVVLTDEHVEQIPGAIREGVLSFKFYCGYCLDQAERMGMNRDGVPPDMFYRACEQVAKTDLKALLMIHAEEPHVRRMLAQRLKDAGREDLIAWAEHSPQWSEAVQVALYGEIANELRVPLYVVHISRAPTVDMIEYLRSRGHVILGETLACFLSTTAQDRHECGCGLKAKIQPPIRFQEDQDRLWRALREGSVTSVGTDTIPYTSKYKSEQSFWNSRPGLNIQTIDTLPLLLTEGFQKGKLDLVTMAKALSENPARYFGAGHRKGQISPGYDADFVVIDLEKETELGLERMRGRSDYSIWEGKKVRGLPVMTILRGQVVAENGEIVAERPQGRFLEREER from the coding sequence ATGTTTGATTTGGTTCTTAAAAATGCTCAGGTGGTTACGCCGGTCGGCTTAATTTGCAATGGATCGGTTGGTGTAAAAAACGAGAAAATTGTTGCTGTGGCAGAGAGTGCAAGCAGCATTGGGGGCTCTCTTCGGGAAATCGACCTTGAGGGGAAGACGCTTTTTCCTGGATTGTTTGACCCTCATTGTCACCTAGGAAGTGGAGATGAGCGGACTTACGAGTACATGGCCGAGAGCTTTGCTAAAGACACGCGCGATTTTCTGATCGGTGGTGTCACCGCGATGGCCACAACGACTGTGCTGACTCGTGAGCCGCTTCTAGATAACATCAGCAAAACAAAAAGGGCTGGTCAGTCCAATTCTTGGTGCGATTTCAGAGTGACGAGCGTTGTGCTGACAGATGAACATGTGGAGCAAATTCCGGGAGCAATTCGGGAAGGAGTTCTCTCTTTCAAATTTTATTGTGGATATTGTCTCGATCAAGCTGAGAGAATGGGCATGAATCGAGATGGTGTCCCGCCCGATATGTTCTATCGTGCCTGCGAGCAGGTGGCGAAAACGGATCTCAAGGCGCTCCTTATGATTCATGCCGAAGAACCACATGTGCGGAGAATGCTCGCACAGCGCTTGAAAGATGCGGGGCGGGAAGATTTAATCGCCTGGGCCGAGCACAGTCCCCAGTGGTCCGAAGCCGTTCAAGTTGCTCTTTACGGAGAAATTGCGAACGAACTCAGAGTTCCTCTCTATGTCGTTCATATCTCGCGGGCACCAACGGTAGACATGATTGAATATTTGCGGTCCCGTGGTCATGTTATCTTAGGGGAAACGCTCGCTTGCTTTCTGTCGACCACAGCGCAAGATCGACACGAGTGTGGCTGTGGGCTCAAAGCCAAAATCCAGCCTCCGATCCGGTTTCAAGAGGATCAAGATCGCCTTTGGCGGGCGCTGAGGGAGGGATCTGTTACTTCCGTTGGAACTGACACCATCCCTTACACCTCAAAATATAAAAGCGAGCAGTCCTTTTGGAATTCCAGGCCAGGCTTAAACATCCAAACCATTGACACGCTCCCACTTCTTCTGACCGAGGGTTTTCAGAAAGGGAAGCTTGATTTAGTCACTATGGCCAAGGCCCTTTCAGAGAACCCAGCGAGGTATTTTGGGGCTGGTCACAGAAAGGGGCAGATCAGCCCAGGTTACGATGCCGATTTTGTCGTCATCGATTTGGAAAAGGAGACTGAGCTTGGACTTGAAAGAATGCGTGGCCGTTCCGACTACTCGATTTGGGAGGGGAAGAAAGTTCGTGGTTTGCCGGTTATGACAATTCTTCGCGGGCAAGTGGTTGCTGAAAACGGTGAAATCGTCGCGGAGAGACCGCAGGGCAGATTTCTAGAGAGGGAGGAGCGATAG
- a CDS encoding cysteine hydrolase produces the protein MTTLSIPKMEAALLIVDMQNGFVHSESRMGQSFAGTKKQREIVPSILKLIDLFSSAVIPIIWSQQEHFLDDKTREKRVIRPHSIKQGFLPCLRGTWETEIFAPLKAAMRQEDHIVQKHRASVFYNTNLETKLRMLGTRFLFISGCNTEFCIESTVRDAYARDFEIIVVRDCVAGIMPEFHESSLAVIESYFGEVLTLEQIRGLIQ, from the coding sequence ATGACCACTTTATCGATTCCAAAAATGGAGGCGGCGCTTCTGATTGTCGATATGCAGAATGGCTTCGTGCACTCTGAGAGCAGAATGGGACAGAGTTTCGCGGGAACAAAAAAGCAGCGAGAAATTGTCCCTTCGATCTTAAAACTTATTGATCTTTTCTCATCAGCAGTTATTCCGATCATTTGGAGCCAACAGGAACATTTTTTGGATGACAAGACTCGGGAGAAGAGGGTCATACGTCCGCACTCAATCAAGCAGGGATTCTTACCTTGTCTTCGAGGGACTTGGGAAACCGAAATTTTTGCGCCCTTAAAGGCAGCGATGAGACAAGAAGATCATATTGTTCAAAAACATAGGGCTTCCGTATTCTACAATACGAATCTTGAAACAAAACTAAGGATGCTTGGTACGAGATTCTTATTTATCTCCGGCTGCAACACTGAGTTTTGTATCGAAAGTACCGTTCGTGACGCCTACGCGCGGGATTTTGAAATCATCGTTGTCAGGGATTGCGTGGCGGGGATAATGCCAGAGTTTCACGAGAGCTCTCTCGCGGTCATCGAGTCATATTTTGGAGAAGTTCTGACGCTCGAACAGATTCGGGGCCTCATTCAATGA